One window from the genome of Bremerella alba encodes:
- a CDS encoding nuclear transport factor 2 family protein yields the protein MTLDLPMPVANYFFADTSDSEAVAQCFTENTVVKDEGCTFKGQPAIRQWKADASAKYQYTCEPFVCERRDGQVIVTSRLTGNFPGSPVNLQYFFRLEGDKIKTLEITL from the coding sequence ATGACTCTCGATCTTCCAATGCCCGTCGCCAACTATTTCTTCGCTGATACGAGCGACAGCGAGGCCGTTGCTCAGTGCTTCACCGAAAATACCGTCGTCAAGGATGAGGGATGCACCTTCAAGGGGCAGCCCGCCATCAGACAATGGAAGGCGGATGCCTCGGCTAAGTACCAGTACACATGCGAACCTTTCGTGTGTGAACGGCGGGACGGACAAGTGATCGTCACCAGCCGACTCACGGGCAACTTTCCCGGTAGCCCCGTCAATCTTCAGTACTTCTTCCGACTCGAAGGCGACAAGATCAAAACATTGGAAATCACACTGTGA
- a CDS encoding RNA polymerase sigma factor, whose product MFNPFTEDVGSDATDSELVEQAKNGDRSSLEKLVLRHQAWIYNIAVRMVFQPHDAEEVTQEVLVKVITKLSTFKGESKFRTWLYRIATNHVLNMKRRRAEMQVTTFDAYGAAIDSTPDLDLPDPMTVPVAVPLLVEEAKNVCTMGMLLCLDRRQRLIFTLGEILGVSDSIGGEVLEMTAENFRQCLSRARRDLHNFMNDQCGLVNTSNPCRCPKKTRGFIDHGHVDPHHLLFVPEHVQRVRDVAPATVHEVEDVVERQHAAIYGDHPFLQPTDQVGWLRRLLENEALRNTLHLN is encoded by the coding sequence GTGTTCAATCCATTCACCGAGGACGTCGGGAGCGATGCAACGGACTCAGAGTTGGTCGAGCAGGCCAAGAACGGGGACCGCTCGTCACTTGAGAAGTTGGTTCTGCGGCATCAAGCATGGATTTACAACATCGCCGTCCGCATGGTGTTTCAGCCACACGACGCCGAGGAGGTCACGCAGGAAGTGCTGGTCAAGGTCATCACCAAGCTCAGTACGTTCAAGGGCGAGAGTAAGTTCCGCACTTGGCTCTACCGCATTGCGACTAATCACGTCCTCAACATGAAACGCCGCAGAGCCGAAATGCAAGTGACAACGTTTGACGCCTACGGAGCTGCCATCGACAGCACGCCTGACCTCGACTTGCCTGATCCGATGACAGTCCCCGTCGCTGTTCCGCTATTGGTCGAAGAAGCCAAAAATGTTTGCACGATGGGGATGTTGCTCTGCCTCGACCGCAGGCAACGGCTGATCTTTACGCTGGGCGAGATACTAGGCGTCAGCGATTCAATTGGCGGCGAGGTACTGGAGATGACAGCCGAGAACTTCCGCCAATGCTTAAGTCGTGCCCGCCGTGATCTCCACAACTTTATGAACGATCAGTGTGGACTGGTAAACACGTCCAATCCCTGTCGCTGCCCGAAGAAGACCCGTGGCTTCATCGACCACGGCCACGTCGATCCCCACCATCTCCTGTTCGTTCCTGAGCATGTCCAGCGAGTTCGGGATGTCGCACCGGCAACGGTTCACGAAGTCGAGGATGTCGTAGAACGACAGCACGCCGCCATCTACGGCGATCACCCGTTTCTCCAGCCTACGGATCAAGTCGGTTGGCTTCGGCGTCTGCTGGAGAATGAGGCTTTGCGAAATACGCTGCATCTGAACTGA
- a CDS encoding lysylphosphatidylglycerol synthase transmembrane domain-containing protein, whose translation MSKYLITVLRFLVPAAILIYLLWTIGSDPESVESVRQIFSSKTRWGSVAIGFGCGLAALCCTFTRWYLLVISVGIPFTLKDAFRLGFLGYMLNFVGLGGVGGDLFKGYALAKDNPSKRPEAVSTVVMDRLIGLYALFVVTSVAALSLDLEGSEPAIRTMVYVVHGATIGGFLGLTLIFLPGFSKGSFREFLEGLPKIGGAFKRAFAAVGMYRRHPKYLAFIGLLSLGVHTLFSVAGFFLASGLFEQHPSLLEMMVITPLAMVFAAIPLSPGGMGTLELAITELYVMVPAVELSKANGITVALAFRAMTIGLAFIGAIFYWTNRASVDQSMAEASAEEETLEHLAEEADQQPEPSQRPEHR comes from the coding sequence GTGAGTAAGTATCTGATTACGGTCCTGAGATTCCTTGTACCTGCCGCCATTTTGATCTATCTGTTATGGACCATAGGCAGTGACCCAGAAAGCGTCGAGTCGGTTCGGCAGATATTTAGCAGCAAAACACGCTGGGGAAGTGTGGCGATCGGGTTTGGTTGCGGTTTGGCGGCCCTTTGCTGCACGTTTACTCGCTGGTATCTGTTGGTCATTTCGGTGGGCATTCCCTTTACGTTGAAGGATGCGTTTCGTCTTGGTTTTCTCGGATACATGCTGAATTTTGTCGGACTGGGGGGCGTTGGGGGCGATCTGTTCAAGGGATACGCCCTGGCGAAGGATAACCCGAGCAAGCGTCCCGAGGCGGTCTCGACGGTTGTCATGGACCGTTTGATCGGCCTTTATGCGCTGTTTGTCGTGACATCGGTCGCCGCGTTAAGTTTGGACCTGGAAGGCTCGGAGCCGGCGATTCGCACGATGGTTTATGTCGTGCACGGAGCCACGATCGGCGGCTTTCTGGGGCTAACGCTAATCTTCCTGCCGGGGTTCTCGAAGGGATCGTTTCGAGAGTTCTTAGAGGGCCTGCCGAAAATCGGCGGCGCGTTCAAGCGAGCTTTCGCGGCAGTCGGCATGTACCGTCGTCACCCCAAGTATCTGGCCTTCATAGGACTCTTGAGCCTGGGAGTGCACACGTTGTTTTCGGTCGCTGGCTTCTTCCTGGCTTCCGGGCTGTTCGAGCAGCATCCATCGCTGCTCGAGATGATGGTCATCACACCGCTGGCAATGGTCTTTGCGGCCATACCGCTTTCGCCGGGTGGCATGGGAACATTGGAACTGGCGATCACCGAGCTTTACGTGATGGTGCCGGCCGTCGAGTTGAGCAAAGCCAACGGGATTACGGTGGCGTTAGCGTTCCGGGCCATGACCATCGGGCTGGCCTTTATTGGGGCGATCTTCTACTGGACCAATCGCGCGTCGGTCGATCAGTCGATGGCCGAGGCTAGCGCCGAAGAGGAGACGCTGGAGCATTTGGCTGAGGAAGCCGATCAGCAGCCTGAGCCGTCTCAGCGGCCGGAGCATCGCTGA
- a CDS encoding right-handed parallel beta-helix repeat-containing protein — MRFFAFALALILLNSTARGAEIYVDNVRGDDRNRGNSLEYSEGVSGPIASLTKALRIARKGDRIIVTNTGVPYRESITLQGGNNSGWASTPLTIEGNGAVLDGRAPVPVDGWKHVQGDVYCFAPTYKTYQQLYLDDRPAVRAVVDAMEQLDTLKPLEWCLTNGMIFFRTEKDRGPGSYRLTFSARRTGITLYEVRNVKILNLTVQGFQLDGINVHSNCYDIELVGITSRGNGRSGVSVGGASRATITGSLLGDNGTVQLRGEGFSKTTVIDSTLLENTAPATFREDAKITIDGQVVSDAPAAETAQAADRLPQPNAPASPLRR, encoded by the coding sequence ATGCGTTTTTTCGCATTCGCCCTAGCTTTGATTCTTCTGAACTCGACCGCACGCGGTGCGGAAATTTACGTGGACAATGTTCGCGGCGACGATCGCAATCGGGGCAATTCCCTGGAATACTCCGAAGGGGTAAGCGGCCCCATTGCTTCCCTCACCAAAGCCTTGAGGATTGCCAGAAAAGGGGATCGCATCATCGTCACCAACACGGGCGTCCCCTACCGCGAGTCGATCACCTTGCAAGGCGGCAACAACAGCGGCTGGGCATCCACCCCGCTCACCATCGAAGGGAACGGAGCCGTTCTCGACGGACGCGCCCCGGTGCCGGTCGATGGCTGGAAACACGTTCAGGGTGACGTCTACTGCTTCGCGCCGACTTACAAGACTTATCAACAGCTATACCTCGACGATCGACCAGCCGTCCGCGCCGTAGTCGATGCCATGGAACAACTCGACACGCTCAAGCCGCTTGAGTGGTGCCTGACCAACGGAATGATCTTCTTTCGCACAGAAAAAGATCGCGGCCCCGGCAGCTATCGCCTGACCTTCAGCGCACGTCGCACCGGCATCACGCTGTATGAAGTTCGCAACGTCAAGATCTTGAACCTGACCGTCCAAGGCTTTCAGCTCGACGGTATCAACGTGCACAGCAATTGCTACGACATCGAGCTTGTCGGCATCACCTCGCGCGGCAACGGCCGTAGTGGCGTTTCGGTCGGCGGTGCTTCCCGCGCGACCATTACCGGGTCTCTGTTAGGCGACAACGGTACCGTTCAACTTCGCGGCGAAGGCTTCTCGAAAACCACCGTTATCGATTCAACACTCTTAGAGAACACGGCCCCAGCGACCTTCCGCGAAGATGCCAAAATTACGATCGACGGCCAGGTGGTCAGCGATGCTCCGGCCGCTGAGACGGCTCAGGCTGCTGATCGGCTTCCTCAGCCAAATGCTCCAGCGTCTCCTCTTCGGCGCTAG
- a CDS encoding phosphopantothenoylcysteine decarboxylase domain-containing protein, with amino-acid sequence MARILLTSGPTRQYIDPVRYLTNASSGRMGCSLAEAAVAAGHEVVIVSGPVSITYPSQATVHWVDTTDEMLTVAQQQFEHCDGLIGVAAPCDYRPEFVQGQKIAKTGQPLVLQLIETPDVVATLGADKKDRWVVGFALETEDRRFRALTKLEKKSCDLMILNGPEAMNSEENHVEVLAKDGSVVATLQGSKPDVASQIMQIVGERLIQA; translated from the coding sequence ATGGCCCGCATTCTTTTGACCTCGGGACCGACCCGACAATACATCGATCCTGTTCGTTACCTGACCAACGCTTCTAGCGGCCGGATGGGATGTAGCTTAGCCGAAGCCGCCGTGGCTGCCGGGCACGAGGTGGTCATTGTTTCTGGCCCGGTTTCGATTACCTATCCCAGCCAGGCAACGGTCCACTGGGTAGATACCACCGACGAAATGTTGACCGTCGCCCAGCAGCAGTTCGAACACTGCGACGGACTGATCGGCGTGGCCGCTCCGTGCGACTACCGGCCCGAGTTCGTGCAGGGACAAAAGATCGCGAAAACGGGACAACCGCTCGTCTTGCAGCTGATTGAAACGCCAGACGTTGTGGCGACGCTCGGGGCCGATAAGAAAGATCGCTGGGTGGTTGGATTTGCCTTAGAGACCGAGGATCGCCGGTTCCGGGCCCTTACCAAGCTCGAAAAGAAGAGCTGCGACCTGATGATCTTGAATGGGCCTGAGGCGATGAACAGCGAAGAAAACCACGTCGAGGTTCTGGCCAAAGATGGCAGCGTGGTCGCCACATTGCAGGGGAGCAAGCCGGATGTCGCCTCGCAGATCATGCAAATCGTGGGCGAGCGGCTAATCCAGGCGTAG
- a CDS encoding acyl-CoA thioesterase — translation MLSEYTAEVRVRYQETDAQGRVHHANYITYFELARTEMLRAGGFNYKRMEADGLLLVVRDVECRYHLPAEFDDLLHVTVKAVKAKGARIELAYEIRCEDNLVVEGKTLLACITREGKPTRIPDVLRLD, via the coding sequence ATGCTATCTGAATACACCGCAGAAGTCCGCGTCCGTTACCAGGAAACGGACGCCCAAGGCCGCGTTCACCACGCCAATTACATCACCTATTTCGAGCTGGCACGGACCGAAATGTTGCGAGCCGGCGGATTTAATTACAAACGCATGGAAGCCGACGGCTTGTTGCTCGTGGTCCGCGACGTCGAGTGCCGCTATCACTTGCCTGCCGAGTTCGACGACTTGCTGCACGTCACGGTAAAAGCAGTGAAAGCGAAGGGAGCCCGGATCGAGCTGGCTTACGAGATTCGCTGCGAAGATAACCTCGTCGTCGAAGGCAAGACACTTCTGGCATGTATTACGCGGGAAGGAAAACCGACACGCATTCCCGATGTGCTACGCCTGGATTAG
- a CDS encoding acetolactate synthase, whose product MSTGAGSGTSYSTMRGRDYPSLRQFTVFLENRVGQLLEIVRRFEGSNVRIVALSINDATECCFVRFLLSDPEGGREILERAGLALIESDLIGVELPAQKQPLLRVCTALLQSEVNIVQAYPLLYTPNNRAAVALMVDNADIAMDTLLSRNFKVLTEDDLKFDD is encoded by the coding sequence ATGAGTACGGGAGCCGGCTCCGGTACCAGTTACAGCACCATGCGAGGTCGCGACTATCCCTCGCTTCGCCAGTTCACCGTCTTTTTGGAAAACCGCGTCGGGCAATTGCTTGAGATTGTGCGCCGCTTTGAAGGGAGCAACGTACGGATTGTTGCTCTTTCCATTAACGACGCGACCGAATGCTGTTTTGTTCGTTTCCTGCTCAGCGACCCCGAAGGGGGACGCGAGATCCTGGAGCGAGCTGGTTTGGCGCTGATCGAGTCTGACCTGATCGGGGTCGAATTGCCTGCCCAAAAGCAGCCCCTACTTCGGGTTTGCACGGCGCTGCTGCAATCGGAAGTGAATATCGTGCAGGCCTATCCGCTGCTCTACACGCCGAATAATCGGGCTGCGGTCGCATTGATGGTCGATAACGCCGATATTGCGATGGATACGCTGCTTTCACGCAACTTCAAGGTCCTGACTGAGGATGATTTGAAGTTCGATGATTAG
- a CDS encoding ABC transporter ATP-binding protein, protein MIHVRDLVKSYDDFQLGKFTAVDHVSFFAMPGEIFGLLGPNGAGKTTALRILSTVLEPTSGTVKIAGYDVTTEPALVRHKIGFMSANTAVYDRMTAWEMVEYFGKLYGMPDHELHDRMEELFHRLGMREIRDVLGAKMSTGMKQKVSIARALVHDPPVLIFDEPTLGLDVFVARALVQLISELRDQGKCIIFSSHIMREVEKLCDKVAIMNRGKILAEGTIDQLRVQYDQPDLEELFFHLIGEPDGIAN, encoded by the coding sequence ATGATTCACGTTCGTGATCTCGTCAAGTCGTACGACGATTTCCAACTCGGTAAGTTTACGGCAGTGGATCATGTCAGCTTCTTTGCGATGCCTGGCGAGATTTTCGGTCTGCTAGGCCCTAACGGAGCCGGTAAGACGACGGCGCTTCGCATTCTGAGTACGGTTCTCGAGCCCACCTCCGGTACGGTAAAAATCGCCGGGTACGATGTCACGACTGAGCCCGCTTTGGTGCGACATAAAATCGGCTTCATGTCTGCCAACACGGCAGTGTACGACCGGATGACGGCCTGGGAGATGGTGGAATACTTCGGCAAGCTATACGGCATGCCGGACCACGAATTGCACGACCGGATGGAAGAGCTGTTCCATCGTCTGGGTATGCGCGAGATTCGTGATGTGCTAGGCGCGAAGATGTCGACCGGCATGAAGCAAAAGGTTTCGATTGCCCGGGCGCTTGTGCATGATCCGCCGGTTTTGATTTTCGACGAACCGACACTGGGGCTTGATGTTTTCGTGGCGCGTGCTTTGGTTCAGCTGATTTCGGAGCTTCGCGACCAAGGCAAGTGCATCATCTTTTCGTCGCATATCATGCGGGAAGTCGAGAAACTGTGCGACAAGGTTGCCATCATGAACCGGGGAAAGATCCTCGCCGAAGGCACCATCGATCAGCTACGCGTTCAGTATGACCAACCTGATCTGGAAGAATTGTTCTTTCATCTGATTGGCGAGCCGGATGGAATCGCCAACTAA
- a CDS encoding ABC transporter permease subunit/CPBP intramembrane protease, with the protein MNWDNVKLILKRELRDQARDRRTLFSVIGLPVLLYPLMGLMVLQVMQFRQTHPTRLRVIGLHELPGTPDLFVPSVQLDNELEDDSRYEFSPELLQDAGVTSRFEIEATEASVDPNVVEMTAKETLTADKLDAIIYFPPGFKERMESFQDDQKNDESTDEIPSPQLITNSSDEHSKLAENRLRQILHSWREKLIQHNLEANDVPAVITDPFNFGTVDLSDKPLDQSSYLWAKIFPFIVVIWALTGAFYPAIDLCAGEKERGTLETLLSSPALRSEIVAGKLLAIMTFSIATSVLNLASMGFTASFVMGQVGGGEMASRINFGPPPIWSLGWLFLALIPMAALFSALALAIATMARSSKEGQYYLLPLLMLNLPLVVLPVLPDTELSFGTSLIPVSGMSFLLKALMEGDYTKAATYVLPVLGVTAFCIWVAIRWAIDQFNNESVLFRESERFSLQAWFKKMWRDRQDTPSASGAFLMGIVLLALPHMVGKYVMPVPGEDGTLSVGSLVQYMLTNQIGLILLPVLIAAWIFTRSVKKTFSLRLLDSRVYGAMLMAPVLAICLHPFAIYLRDIIQNTIPMSEDLQDQLANMLGSTAELSILHIFLLFAILPAICEEFACRGFILSGMRHIGHKWAAITISAIFFGLLHGILQQSIPATIFGLMIGFLAVQSRSLLPAILFHATHNSLVFAQGMITTETIEANPWLKVLVTTATEMPGDARYQPVLVFLCGIGAVALVGIFARMPAELSSEERRQEALNHQGAIRSAMGNRKDSSAKS; encoded by the coding sequence ATGAACTGGGACAACGTCAAGCTGATTCTAAAGCGAGAGCTACGTGATCAAGCTCGTGATCGGCGCACGCTCTTTTCCGTGATTGGTTTGCCGGTCCTGTTGTATCCGCTGATGGGGCTGATGGTCTTGCAGGTCATGCAGTTTCGTCAGACCCATCCGACACGTCTACGCGTGATCGGTTTGCACGAATTGCCCGGCACGCCGGATTTGTTCGTGCCGTCGGTGCAATTGGACAACGAGCTGGAAGACGATTCTCGGTATGAGTTTTCTCCTGAGCTGTTGCAAGATGCCGGCGTGACAAGTCGTTTCGAAATTGAAGCGACCGAAGCGTCGGTCGATCCGAATGTGGTCGAGATGACCGCGAAAGAAACGCTCACGGCCGACAAGCTCGACGCGATTATCTACTTTCCTCCTGGCTTCAAAGAGCGAATGGAAAGCTTTCAGGACGACCAGAAGAATGACGAATCGACCGACGAGATTCCTTCCCCTCAATTGATCACCAACTCGTCTGACGAGCATTCCAAGCTGGCGGAAAATCGACTTCGGCAGATACTGCATTCGTGGCGCGAAAAGTTGATCCAACATAACTTGGAAGCCAACGATGTGCCGGCCGTCATTACCGATCCCTTCAACTTCGGTACGGTCGATCTTTCCGATAAGCCGCTCGATCAGTCATCTTATCTGTGGGCCAAGATCTTTCCGTTTATCGTAGTGATCTGGGCGTTGACCGGGGCGTTTTATCCCGCGATCGACCTGTGCGCCGGCGAGAAAGAACGAGGAACGCTTGAGACGCTGCTTTCCAGCCCCGCGCTGCGCTCGGAGATTGTGGCCGGCAAGTTACTTGCGATCATGACGTTCAGTATCGCGACCAGTGTCTTAAATCTGGCGAGTATGGGTTTCACGGCCAGTTTTGTCATGGGGCAAGTCGGTGGTGGAGAAATGGCCTCGCGGATCAACTTCGGGCCCCCGCCGATTTGGTCGTTGGGTTGGTTGTTTCTAGCGCTGATCCCGATGGCCGCGTTGTTCAGCGCCTTGGCGTTGGCGATCGCGACGATGGCTCGAAGCAGCAAGGAAGGCCAGTACTATCTGCTTCCGCTGCTGATGCTCAATTTACCGTTGGTCGTTTTGCCGGTGCTGCCAGATACGGAACTGTCCTTCGGGACGTCGTTGATCCCGGTGAGCGGAATGTCGTTTCTGCTCAAGGCCTTGATGGAAGGGGATTACACCAAAGCGGCGACCTATGTGCTGCCGGTGCTGGGTGTGACGGCGTTTTGTATCTGGGTGGCCATTCGCTGGGCGATCGATCAGTTCAATAACGAGTCGGTCTTGTTCCGCGAAAGCGAACGGTTCAGTCTTCAGGCTTGGTTTAAGAAGATGTGGCGAGATCGCCAAGATACTCCATCGGCTTCTGGTGCGTTTTTGATGGGCATTGTCTTGCTCGCGCTGCCGCACATGGTCGGCAAATACGTGATGCCAGTACCTGGGGAAGACGGCACGCTGAGCGTTGGTTCGTTGGTGCAGTACATGCTGACCAACCAGATCGGTTTGATTCTGCTGCCGGTGTTGATCGCGGCTTGGATATTTACGCGTAGCGTGAAAAAGACGTTCTCGCTGCGGCTGCTTGACTCACGTGTTTATGGGGCCATGCTGATGGCACCGGTGTTAGCAATCTGTTTGCACCCTTTCGCCATCTACTTGCGCGACATCATTCAAAACACGATTCCCATGTCAGAGGATCTGCAGGACCAGTTGGCGAACATGCTCGGCAGTACGGCCGAGCTGTCGATCCTGCATATATTCCTTCTGTTTGCCATCTTGCCGGCCATTTGCGAGGAATTCGCTTGTCGTGGTTTCATCCTCTCCGGCATGCGGCATATCGGACACAAGTGGGCCGCGATCACCATTTCGGCCATCTTCTTCGGGCTACTTCATGGCATCCTTCAGCAGTCGATTCCGGCCACGATTTTTGGCTTGATGATTGGCTTTTTGGCGGTTCAGTCACGAAGTCTGTTACCGGCGATTCTCTTTCATGCCACGCACAATAGTCTGGTGTTCGCTCAGGGGATGATCACGACGGAAACGATCGAAGCCAATCCATGGCTGAAAGTGCTTGTCACGACAGCCACCGAGATGCCTGGCGATGCCCGATACCAGCCGGTGCTCGTATTTTTGTGCGGAATTGGTGCGGTGGCACTGGTGGGTATTTTTGCCCGAATGCCTGCGGAACTTTCTTCGGAAGAACGCCGCCAAGAAGCCCTGAACCATCAGGGGGCGATCCGCTCGGCAATGGGTAACCGCAAGGATAGCAGCGCGAAGTCTTAA